In Prunus dulcis chromosome 1, ALMONDv2, whole genome shotgun sequence, the following are encoded in one genomic region:
- the LOC117621844 gene encoding subtilisin-like protease SBT1.7, whose product MKASTFMLPLAVMLLAISHICVVAEDREQQVKKTYIIHMDKSQMPASFEDDHFQWYDSSLKSVSNSADMLYTYRTIIHGFSTRLTAEEAELLEKQPGILSVLPERKYELHTTRTPEFLGLGKSEAFLPASDKVSQVIVGVVDTGVWPELKSYDDTGLAAVPSSWKGSCEVGTNFSSSSCNRKLIGARYFSKGYEAANGPIDEKTESKSPRDDDGHGTHTSSTATGSAVPGASLFSYASGTARGMAPQARVATYKACWLGGCFGSDITAAMEKAVEDGVNVLSLSIGGSQSDYYRDTVAIGAFSAAAQGILVSCSAGNGGPDSGSLSNVAPWITTVGAGTLDRDFPAFVSLGNEKKYRGISLYRGTPLSSGLLPLVYARNASTSSSGELCSPESLIPSKVAGKIVVCDRGGTPRVQKSLVVKKAGGLGMILANTDTYGEELVADAYLLPTAAVGQKAGDAIKSYIASGSNPTATIALGDTELDVQPSPVVASFSSRGPNLITPEILKPDLIAPGVNILAGWTGAVGPTGLAEDKRRVTFNIISGTSMSCPHVSGLAALVMAAHPEWSPAAIKSALMTTSYTTYKTGETIKDIATGNPATPFDYGAGHVDPVAALDPGLVYDAAVEDYLSFLCALNYTTTQIKLTTHKDFACDSSKKYSLRDLNYPSFAVPLETASGKGGGSGASTTVKYTRTLTNVGTPATYKVSVSSQTPSVKITVEPESLSFSQAYEKKTYTVTFVASSSPSGTTSFGRLEWSDGKHTVGSPIAFSWE is encoded by the coding sequence atgaaggcATCCACTTTCATGCTTCCGCTAGCAGTCATGCTTCTGGCCATCTCACACATCTGTGTGGTAGCGGAAGACAGAGAGCAACAAGTGAAGAAGACTTACATCATTCACATGGACAAGTCCCAAATGCCGGCAAGTTTTGAAGATGACCATTTCCAATGGTATGACTCATCTTTGAAATCAGTGTCGAATTCGGCAGACATGCTTTACACCTACAGAACCATAATTCATGGTTTCTCCACAAGGCTGACTGCTGAGGAAGCCGAGCTGCTTGAAAAGCAGCCAGGAATTCTCTCTGTTCTACCTGAAAGGAAATACGAGCTTCATACAACTCGGACGCCAGAGTTTCTTGGATTGGGGAAAAGCGAAGCCTTCTTGCCAGCATCAGATAAAGTGAGTCAGGTGATTGTTGGAGTTGTAGACACCGGTGTGTGGCCCGAGCTCAAGAGCTATGATGACACGGGTCTTGCGGCAGTACCAAGTAGCTGGAAAGGGTCGTGTGAGGTGGGAACAAACTTCAGTTCCTCAAGCTGCAACCGGAAACTAATTGGTGCCAGATATTTCTCAAAGGGGTATGAAGCAGCAAATGGACCCATCGACGAAAAGACAGAATCAAAATCACCAAGAGATGATGATGGCCATGGAACTCACACCTCATCCACTGCAACCGGGTCTGCAGTTCCAGGAGCTAGCCTCTTCAGTTACGCTTCAGGGACAGCACGAGGGATGGCTCCACAAGCTCGAGTAGCCACATATAAGGCGTGCTGGCTCGGTGGTTGTTTCGGTTCTGATATCACAGCAGCAATGGAGAAGGCTGTTGAAGATGGTGTCAACGTTTTATCTTTGTCTATTGGGGGATCACAGTCCGATTATTACAGAGACACTGTTGCCATCGGAGCTTTCTCTGCCGCAGCGCAGGGGATCCTTGTGTCATGTTCAGCTGGTAATGGTGGACCGGATTCTGGGAGCTTGTCCAATGTTGCGCCTTGGATAACCACAGTGGGTGCTGGAACATTGGACCGCGATTTCCCAGCTTTTGTTAGCCTcggaaatgaaaagaaatacaGAGGTATATCACTCTATAGGGGAACACCCTTATCTAGTGGATTACTTCCACTTGTATATGCTCGCAATGCAAGTACCTCCTCAAGTGGTGAGCTATGCAGTCCTGAAAGTTTGATACCTTCAAAGGTTGCCGGGAAAATTGTGGTATGTGATCGAGGGGGAACTCCTAGAGTCCAAAAGAGCTTGGTGGTCAAAAAGGCTGGTGGCTTAGGGATGATTTTGGCGAACACTGATACTTACGGAGAAGAACTTGTTGCAGATGCATATCTCTTGCCTACAGCAGCAGTTGGCCAGAAAGCTGGTGATGCAATAAAAAGCTATATTGCCTCAGGTTCTAATCCAACAGCCACAATTGCTCTGGGAGACACAGAGTTAGATGTGCAACCCTCACCAGTGGTGGCATCATTCAGCTCTAGAGGACCAAATCTCATCACTCCAGAAATACTCAAACCAGACCTAATAGCACCAGGAGTGAACATCCTTGCTGGGTGGACTGGTGCAGTTGGACCAACTGGATTAGCTGAAGACAAAAGGCGGGTCACCTTCAACATCATTTCAGGTACATCCATGTCATGTCCACATGTGAGTGGTTTGGCCGCCCTCGTCATGGCAGCTCACCCAGAATGGAGCCCTGCTGCCATTAAGTCTGCACTCATGACCACATCCTATACAACTTACAAAACTGGAGAAACAATCAAAGATATAGCAACTGGAAATCCTGCAACACCGTTCGATTATGGTGCTGGGCATGTGGACCCAGTGGCAGCCCTTGACCCTGGCCTTGTCTATGATGCTGCTGTCGAGGACTACCTAAGCTTCCTCTGTGCCTTGAATTATACCACAACCCAGATCAAGCTAACCACTCATAAAGACTTCGCCTGCGATTCAAGCAAGAAATACAGCCTTAGAGATTTAAATTACCCATCTTTTGCTGTTCCTCTAGAAACAGCTTCAGGCAAAGGGGGTGGTTCTGGAGCTTCAACCACTGTAAAATACACACGGACGCTGACCAATGTGGGTACCCCGGCAACATACAAGGTATCAGTGTCTTCACAGACACCATCAGTGAAGATCACGGTTGAACCAGAATCACTGAGTTTCAGTCAAGCATACGAGAAGAAAACTTATACTGTGACTTTTGTTGCTAGTTCTTCACCATCCGGTACAACCAGCTTTGGTCGGCTGGAATGGTCTGATGGGAAACACACAGTAGGTAGTCCTATTGCTTTCAGCTGGGAATAA